DNA from Candidatus Bathyarchaeota archaeon:
GGTAAAGTAGGCCTAATGTATAGTGTCAGAAAAGGAATTGCTCCCGAAAGCGATGTTGCCGTAATCTCAATTCTCGGATATGACCCATATAGGTATCATGTTGGAAGGGGACCATTGGAAGCTGTTGGGGCAGGTTTGAAAATGATGGATGGTGACCTTGCCTTAAGATGCAATTTTGCAACATTAGGCAATGATCGAAGGATAATCGATCGAAGGGTTGGAAGAAATCTGACGACGGAGGAGGCTTCTCATCTATCGGAAGCCGTAAATAAAAATGTCAGTCTAACATCCCATTCTGCGGAGTTCGAGTTCAAAAATACATTAGGGCATAGAGGCGTCCTAGTTATTCGAAGCAAAACAATGCCTCTATCCGGGAACATAACTAATACAGATCCAGCATACCTAAAGGTTGGTGGGATAGGCATAGCTAAAAAGGACGTTGAACCCTTCCTAGAAGACTGTCGACCGCTTGATGAGAGCGAATCATCTAAGGTATCTGCACAGTTAGTTAATGAATTTACCTGGAAGAGCCATGAAGTCTTGGAGAATCATCCGGTAAATATGAGAAGATCCTCAAATGGGATGCTCAAGGCAAATGTGATATTATCAAGAGATGCGGGTGCTGAATTACCCAAGTTCTTTGATATTAATGCGCATTATAAAGTTAGATTCGCGTGTTTAGCGGATATGCCAGTGGAGAGGGGAATTGCGAAGCTTGCCGGCATGCATCTTATCGAAATACCCCCGCCTTCAGGCAATATCAAGGATGACTGCATTTTACGGGCAGGTAAGCTTCTCTCCGCCATCTCGAATTATGACTGCTTCTACATTCATCTTAAAGGACCGGATGAGCCTGGACATGACGGCGACTATAAAAGGAAAATCCAAGTCATAGCGGATATAGATAGGTACTTTTTTGGAAGAGTACTTGAGAATGTGAGGTTGCAAGAGACTCTGTTCTGTGTGACAGCGGACCATTCCACCCCATGCGAGCAAATGTCCCATACCGATGATCCTGTCCCCGTCCTCATTGCTGGCGGAAAGATTCATCCTGACAGTGCTAAAAAATTCTCTGAAAAGGAATGTAAAAACGGAAGTCTAGGGATTATTGAGTCAGGGAACTTGCTTATGCCTCTACTTATGAAACTACTTAAAGAATGAGGACAACTTTTCATTCTATGCGCAGCATGCTGCCGCATGATTATGTGTTCAAGAAGCTTTTATTAAGCTTGAAAAATTAATTTTGTATTGGACGGCGGGTCTTAGACGGGGGGCTAGGGGTCCCCTGAGAGGCTAAGCGCCTCGACCGTAAACCCTCTATATGACGGGTCGAAAGCTGAAGTGAGGCGCAAAAGATCACACATGCTCCTCAGAATCTCACGATGAGTATCTGTCCTCTGGGGCTTACGGTGTGGAGCAGTCCTCGTAGGAGGACTGTAACCACATTTACCAGGCGAACCTGGCCAGGCCCGGGAGGGAGCAACCTAAGCCTGGACGTCAAGCGCTCAGAGGGGTTCGGATACGAGCGTAGATTCTGAGTGGGCTGTGTGAAAACTATGCGTCGAGCTTCAGTGACCCGCCGTCCACGTCGATTCAACCATTGCCGAATCATTTAGAGGCACCTTATACCCTGCTTATCTCTCTTAAGATCTGACATGTTTGGCACAAGTCCGTTGACGAGGGTTCACCACAGTCTGAACAGATCTTAAATGGGATTTCTTTCAGCATTATTGAATCCCGAAGCTTCTCGTAGGAGCGATAGATTGTATACTTCATACCTGGATGCTTTTCTTCCATATAATTAAGAATCCGGCGCACATCATTCCTCAACGCCTCACCAGCATATGGGCATGGTTCATCTTGGAATGTAATGTTTGTAACATATGCGTATAGAGCCGTTTCCTTTTCTAGAACCTCGCATAGGGGTTTGACCCTAGGTATAAAGCCGACCTTAAAGTTCTCGGTTTGCAATGTTCTCTTTATACGTAGAGGCTCGCCATGGATGATGTTTAGAAAGAAAGTTTGAATCTCATCATCGAGAGTATGGGCCGTGGCAATCTTCGTTGCGCCAGCAAGTTGACCGCCAATATTGATTGCCTTTCTACGTAGGATTCCGCAGTAAGCGCATGGAGTTAGCTTTTCGCCACGAACCTTCTCCACAATCTCATCTAGCGTGTATCCATATAACTCTTTAAAAGATACTATTATATGCGCAATTCCAAGTTCTGCACAATTCTTTTTAGCAATTTCAATCGCCTCATCCCTGTACCCGCTTATTCCTTCGTCGACAGTAATTGCACAAATAGATGACTTAGGAAAATCTTGTTCTATCTTGAATAGTATGTGAAGAAGACTTAGGCTGTCCTTTCCCCCTGAAACCGCCACGGCAATTCTGTCATCAATCTCAAACAATTTATATTTTGCAATAGTTTTACGCACCTTTCTCTCTATTGAGGTCACAAAGCATTTAACACATAACCTTTCGCCAGAATAAGTCCGAGAATAGAATGCCTCCCTCCGCTTGCATATTGTGCACATAACCATTTATATCATCTTTCCTGAAGTGATAGCTTTACTTATCTATAAAGTCATCCTTGCCTGCAAACAATACAATTTTGCTGGAACGGTGAAATATGTTTTCCGTCATACATGCTTAGAGCAGCATTTCTCAACTGGCTTACAAAATGTTAAAATCGATATCTTGAGATTTCATTTTCAATATACTATGTTAGTACTGGGCTGGTCAAAATTGGCCAAAAAACCAGTAGCCCGCGACGAAAGAGTCGAAGTCATATATAGTAAAGAGCGTTGGGAGTTACTAAAAGCATTAAGGAAACAGGCTATTGAGATAATGGAGGCCCTGGAAAAGGCTCACATATTCTCCGTGGTCCATGGAAGTATCGCTAGAGGTGATGCCACGCCAAAAAGCGACATAGACATTTTTGTTCCGCAGACCGTTTCCTCCTTCCTCATAGAAACATCTCTCCTGAGAAACGGTTTTCAAATCTCAAAACGCATCCTCATACAGGCAACTCCAACTCACACTATTAAGGGATTCATAGAGATAGATGAGCAGAGGCATGTCTCATTTCCCATGTCGAAATTAAAGAGGCTTGGAAGAGAGTTTTACCGGTTTGGTGGCGAGGCGACGGTTGAAATGCTCAGGAATGGTGTCAGAACCCCAGGCGTCGATAAGAGGTTAATGCTAATTGAACCTACAGAGAGTGGTCACATAGAAAGCAGGGTTGTTGGAAGGGAGGAGTATGTCGCAAAACTGCTCGGCATATCTGTGGACACTGTACTAAATAGAGTTAGAACGCTATTACGCCGTGATGAAATTGGTCGGACAGGACTTTTTATTGAGAGAGAATTGTCCCCCAACGAAACGTTTGAGTCGGTTCTAAAGAGACTTGCGGATGAGAATCCAGCGGTAAGGAGAAGACTTAGATGTTCATAGGATGACGCCTTTCAAACATCTCTCAGAATGTCATGAAGGTAAACTTTGATGGGTCCTATCTTTCCTCCATAATTTCCCGCGGATATTTTTACTACGCCTTTAACCTTCGCCGCTGCTTTAATCCCCTCAGCCATTGCTTTCTTAACGCAATCTAAATTTAATCCGTTCACTACAATCTCATAGACGCAATTAGCATCCTCAGTTACATTAGATCCTGATAAGACATCTCTGAGGATTGGGCAGAAGAGGTGATTTGTTGATGCTGGAAGCTTATACTTGAGAGAGCCCACCTTTGAGCCAGATCTGCAAATGCCACCTGGGAAAGGCAGTATTACACCCTCAACTTCGCTTCGGATAGCCTTAACGGCTTCCTCGGCACCCAATAAAGCCGAATCCTGGGTTTCGGCGAGAATTATAAAATTGCCCCCTGCAATCGCTTTCTTCACTCCGAAACTTTCTTCTATAATGAACTCGCCTTCCATTACGGGTATCCGCCAAACTCGTCTTCCATAGATTTCGTCTCTTCTCTGAAATCCATCGCCAAAAAGCCTTAAGCTCCTTCCAACTTTTAATCTTCGAATGGCATTTGGAAGAAAATCAAAAATCGAAGTTGTGGGGCAAGTCATTATACATTGCCCTATCCGCTTAATCATCTGCTTTTTCAGCTCGCTCCTGATCCCATGATATATTTGTATAATGGCTCCAACCCTCTTGTCCGGTGTCATCTCTCTTCCAACTATTCTCTCCACACCTGCTTCTGCTGGACATCCAATTATGGATGATGCAAAGCCAGTTGCAGCGTTTGCTGCGGTTAAAGCCCATTTCTCATCTTTTGCTGTGATGAGTACCCTTGCAGCCCACATCTCGAAAAGCTCTGCGAATGTATCGTCTATCTCTACTCCGTTAAGCCTAAACATCAAGATCCATCCAGACCAGATAGACCTAACTAGAATCTCCTCTTATTATAATTTATTCAATCCACACCTCTTTGGCTTTGGGCATCATTTTAAAGCAACGCCACCAGAATCTTTATTCGTTATGATCCAAGATTTTATCAGCCCTTTTATTCTCTAATCTCTTATGAAGTACTTCTATTGTTTTTCGGCTAATGTATCCTTTATGTGGCCGGAAACCGCCAGTGAAGTTTTTCGGTATATGGAGAAGCTCATGTATTAGGGTCTTCTCCTTCTCGTCTTGACTGAGATTGTCAAATCTTTCAGATATTACCTCAATAACATATGCTGGTGGACAATTAAGCACCTCCTGCCAAAGTCTTCCTAACCCATGAATTCGTGCAATAGTTCTTGTTGAGTTTGATCCAGTACTTCTAACGCAATGAACAAATTGGGGCACTATATGAAAAAAGCCCAAGCTCTCAATTATCTCATTCACGAGCATCTTTACATCTGGAGCATCGCGATATCTGATCGTCAATTTTCAGCATTCCCCAACTAATTTCAGGCATATCTCATTTTAAATCTTGTACACTAGTCTATGTTATATTAGTGAAAAATGTAATTCCATTATCTTTATATTTGGCGGAAAAGAATTGAGTTATTCTCGCCTAGCGGGGTTACGTGGATGCGAGGCGGAGATAAAATTCACGCTGTACCTACTACAAAGATCACATCCTAGAGCATTAAAGCTCTCAAAAGTTTTAAATGTCAAGTTAACAAGTTTTGAGAGGCGATAGAATTGTTCAAGGATGTTTCGCCGAAGGTCAACTTTCCCGAGCTTGAACATAAGATCTTAAAGTTTTGGGCCGAAACAGACGCCTTCAAGAAGAGGGTAGCGCTCAACAGAGGGAAGAAGAAATGGTCATTTATGGATGGCCCTATAACAGCCAACAATCCCATGGGCGTCCACCATGCTTGGGGCCGAACCTATAAAGACCTTTTTCAGCGCTTTAAGGCTATGGAAGGGTATGACCTTAGATACCAAAATGGCTTTGACTGTCAAGGTTTATGGATCGAGGTTGAAGTTGAAAAAGAACTGGGGTTCCGTTCAAAACGTGACATTGAATCCTACGGTATTGCGGAGTTCGTTAAGCGATGTAAGCAAAGGGCGCTACGTTATGCGGCGGTACAAGTTGAACAGTCAATCCGCTTAGGCTACTGGATGGATTGGGATGACCCCAAAAAACTCCGTTACCTAGCGGATAGCTTAGAGAGGCCAGACCAAATAATCACCATTCAAGGTGTCGCTGGCCCAATAACAGATACCTCTGAAAGATTAGTTGGAGAACTTGGTTCTCCTAAAATCGGCGGTTCCTATTTCACGTTTTCCGACGAAAATAATTATACAATATGGTCACTTTTGAAGAAATGTCATGAACGAGGTTGGATATATAAAGGAAGAGATGTGATGCCATGGTGCCCAAGATGCTCGACAGCGCTCTCACAACATGAAATCGTGACGGAGGGGTATCGTGAGATAACACATCCGGGATTAACAGTCAGATTTCCACTAAAGAATAGACCGCATGAATCACTCCTCATCTGGACAACCACTCCATGGACCCTGACATCAAATGTTGCCGCTGCAGTTCACCCAGACCTCACCTACGTCAAAGTGAAACTTAATGATGAATACTTATATCTTGGAAAGTTTGCGATACAAAGGACTCTCGGCAACTTAAAATATAATGTCATATGCGAGCTCAAAGGCTGCGACATGGAAGGATGGACTTATGATGGACCATTTGATGAATTGCAGGCTCAGATAGAGACAGGGTCAATCAAAGCCCATAAGGTTATCATGTGGGAGGACGTAACTGAGGAAGAGGGCACAGGCATCGTACATATAGCTCCGGGAT
Protein-coding regions in this window:
- a CDS encoding alkaline phosphatase family protein, which encodes MKLIYVVIDGLGDLPLKVLDNQTPLEYAETPNLDFLASIGKVGLMYSVRKGIAPESDVAVISILGYDPYRYHVGRGPLEAVGAGLKMMDGDLALRCNFATLGNDRRIIDRRVGRNLTTEEASHLSEAVNKNVSLTSHSAEFEFKNTLGHRGVLVIRSKTMPLSGNITNTDPAYLKVGGIGIAKKDVEPFLEDCRPLDESESSKVSAQLVNEFTWKSHEVLENHPVNMRRSSNGMLKANVILSRDAGAELPKFFDINAHYKVRFACLADMPVERGIAKLAGMHLIEIPPPSGNIKDDCILRAGKLLSAISNYDCFYIHLKGPDEPGHDGDYKRKIQVIADIDRYFFGRVLENVRLQETLFCVTADHSTPCEQMSHTDDPVPVLIAGGKIHPDSAKKFSEKECKNGSLGIIESGNLLMPLLMKLLKE
- a CDS encoding TIGR00269 family protein codes for the protein MRKTIAKYKLFEIDDRIAVAVSGGKDSLSLLHILFKIEQDFPKSSICAITVDEGISGYRDEAIEIAKKNCAELGIAHIIVSFKELYGYTLDEIVEKVRGEKLTPCAYCGILRRKAINIGGQLAGATKIATAHTLDDEIQTFFLNIIHGEPLRIKRTLQTENFKVGFIPRVKPLCEVLEKETALYAYVTNITFQDEPCPYAGEALRNDVRRILNYMEEKHPGMKYTIYRSYEKLRDSIMLKEIPFKICSDCGEPSSTDLCQTCQILREISRV
- a CDS encoding nucleotidyltransferase domain-containing protein; the protein is MAKKPVARDERVEVIYSKERWELLKALRKQAIEIMEALEKAHIFSVVHGSIARGDATPKSDIDIFVPQTVSSFLIETSLLRNGFQISKRILIQATPTHTIKGFIEIDEQRHVSFPMSKLKRLGREFYRFGGEATVEMLRNGVRTPGVDKRLMLIEPTESGHIESRVVGREEYVAKLLGISVDTVLNRVRTLLRRDEIGRTGLFIERELSPNETFESVLKRLADENPAVRRRLRCS
- the fhcD gene encoding formylmethanofuran--tetrahydromethanopterin N-formyltransferase, which produces MFRLNGVEIDDTFAELFEMWAARVLITAKDEKWALTAANAATGFASSIIGCPAEAGVERIVGREMTPDKRVGAIIQIYHGIRSELKKQMIKRIGQCIMTCPTTSIFDFLPNAIRRLKVGRSLRLFGDGFQRRDEIYGRRVWRIPVMEGEFIIEESFGVKKAIAGGNFIILAETQDSALLGAEEAVKAIRSEVEGVILPFPGGICRSGSKVGSLKYKLPASTNHLFCPILRDVLSGSNVTEDANCVYEIVVNGLNLDCVKKAMAEGIKAAAKVKGVVKISAGNYGGKIGPIKVYLHDILRDV
- a CDS encoding putative metallopeptidase; this translates as MTIRYRDAPDVKMLVNEIIESLGFFHIVPQFVHCVRSTGSNSTRTIARIHGLGRLWQEVLNCPPAYVIEVISERFDNLSQDEKEKTLIHELLHIPKNFTGGFRPHKGYISRKTIEVLHKRLENKRADKILDHNE